The Pyrococcus horikoshii OT3 genome includes a window with the following:
- a CDS encoding AAA family ATPase codes for MDVQKKAQMVIEEVKKAIVGKDNVLKLVLATILADGHILIEDLPGLAKTLMAKSFAKALGLEFKRVQFTPDLLPSDILGVNVFNQKTLEFEFKKGPVFTNILLADEINRAPPKTQSALLEAMQERQVTIEGVTYKLPKPFIVIATQNPIEQEGTYPLPEAQLDRFLVRLRMGYPSKDEEKEILRRRIERKQDEVEIETVLSPKDVLKMQREVEDVYVSDAIIEYITSLVWATREDKRDIEIGVSPRGSLALLKLSRAYAAIEGRDYVIPDDVKAVAIPALSHRIILKRELWYTRVSQESVIEKILERVPVPKFE; via the coding sequence ATGGACGTTCAAAAGAAAGCACAAATGGTTATAGAGGAAGTTAAAAAGGCAATAGTTGGGAAAGATAATGTCTTAAAGCTAGTTCTAGCTACAATACTTGCCGATGGCCATATACTAATCGAAGACCTTCCTGGACTCGCAAAAACGCTTATGGCTAAAAGTTTTGCTAAAGCTTTAGGATTGGAATTCAAAAGGGTTCAATTCACCCCAGATCTCTTACCTAGTGATATCCTGGGAGTTAACGTCTTTAATCAGAAAACTCTCGAGTTTGAATTTAAAAAAGGCCCCGTGTTCACTAACATACTTTTAGCTGATGAGATAAATAGGGCCCCTCCAAAGACTCAATCCGCTCTACTGGAAGCGATGCAGGAGAGACAAGTTACCATAGAGGGTGTCACGTACAAGCTTCCTAAACCTTTCATAGTTATAGCAACCCAGAATCCTATAGAGCAGGAAGGAACTTACCCCTTACCGGAAGCTCAGTTAGATAGGTTCTTGGTTAGGCTTAGAATGGGATATCCAAGTAAGGATGAGGAGAAAGAAATATTAAGGAGAAGAATAGAGAGAAAGCAAGATGAGGTGGAAATTGAAACGGTGCTATCTCCTAAGGATGTCTTAAAAATGCAGAGGGAAGTCGAGGATGTCTACGTTAGCGATGCCATAATTGAATATATAACTTCCCTCGTGTGGGCTACCAGGGAAGACAAGAGGGATATCGAGATCGGCGTTTCTCCTAGGGGTAGTCTAGCCCTGCTAAAACTTTCCAGGGCCTATGCTGCTATAGAAGGAAGGGATTATGTAATCCCAGACGATGTTAAGGCCGTAGCAATTCCAGCTTTAAGCCATAGAATAATCCTGAAAAGGGAGTTATGGTACACTAGGGTTAGTCAAGAAAGCGTAATAGAAAAGATCCTGGAAAGGGTTCCCGTACCGAAGTTTGAGTGA
- a CDS encoding MazG nucleotide pyrophosphohydrolase domain-containing protein → MEIREFQEMIREIYYHKDRRRGVERTFFWFIEEVGELAEALRKGDRESMEEEFADVLAWLASLANLVDIDLEEAAKKKYPGVCPYCGKKPCECEED, encoded by the coding sequence GTGGAAATCAGAGAATTCCAAGAGATGATCAGGGAGATTTACTATCACAAAGACAGAAGGAGGGGGGTGGAGAGGACTTTTTTCTGGTTCATCGAAGAGGTTGGAGAACTTGCTGAAGCCTTAAGGAAGGGGGATAGGGAATCTATGGAGGAGGAATTTGCTGACGTCCTTGCTTGGCTCGCCAGCTTAGCTAACTTAGTTGATATAGATCTTGAGGAAGCCGCTAAAAAGAAGTACCCTGGGGTTTGCCCATATTGTGGGAAGAAACCTTGTGAGTGTGAAGAGGATTGA
- a CDS encoding DUF4129 domain-containing protein has translation MKLKILITFIGILFILGLMLGAEFNNKSGSERILELFLTLFIFGYIFIAMLFLLLAILNMEKIKGRHSKAGPLGNIILIVVSSLMLATYFLVIIKLLPHLGRVKEIANTSQIPPQNPLVIPSTFTRKGTELGLAFYVPVIIFMIALFLLSVSASKSISTIAEKRRIKKELQKFDASLEERGIDMFSNPREAVIELYKKAVLWLEVLGIPYRESWTHWEHASKVTYKRKAYVELAKLFEKAKYAPEKVTINDAERAYKLYMVIKGEE, from the coding sequence GTGAAGCTCAAAATATTAATAACCTTCATTGGCATATTGTTTATACTCGGATTAATGCTCGGGGCCGAATTTAACAATAAAAGTGGTAGTGAGAGGATCCTCGAGCTCTTCCTAACACTCTTCATCTTTGGGTACATATTCATTGCAATGTTATTCTTATTGTTGGCGATCCTAAATATGGAGAAAATTAAAGGACGCCACTCAAAGGCAGGCCCACTGGGGAATATAATCTTGATAGTAGTCTCCTCCCTCATGTTAGCGACGTATTTTCTAGTGATAATAAAATTACTTCCCCATTTAGGAAGAGTAAAAGAGATAGCGAACACTTCTCAGATCCCACCCCAAAACCCTCTCGTTATTCCCTCAACTTTTACAAGGAAGGGAACTGAGTTGGGACTTGCTTTCTATGTTCCGGTAATAATTTTCATGATAGCCCTGTTCCTCCTTTCAGTCTCTGCATCTAAGAGCATTTCGACCATAGCTGAAAAAAGGAGGATAAAAAAGGAACTTCAAAAATTCGATGCTAGCCTTGAAGAGAGAGGGATAGATATGTTTTCAAACCCTAGAGAAGCAGTAATTGAGCTATATAAAAAAGCAGTATTATGGCTAGAAGTTCTCGGGATCCCTTACAGGGAAAGTTGGACCCATTGGGAACATGCAAGTAAGGTCACATACAAGAGAAAAGCGTATGTCGAATTGGCAAAGTTATTTGAGAAAGCAAAATATGCACCCGAGAAGGTAACTATAAATGATGCAGAGAGAGCATATAAGCTTTACATGGTGATAAAGGGTGAGGAGTAA
- a CDS encoding acetyl ornithine aminotransferase family protein, whose product MEYPKIVVKPPGPRAKELIEREKKVLSTGIGVKLFPLVPKRGFGPFIEDVDGNVFIDFLAGAAAASTGYAHPKLVKAVKEQVELIQHSMIGYTHSERAIRVAEKLVEISPIENSKVIFGLSGSDAVDMAIKVSKFSTRRPWILAFIGAYHGQTLGATSVASFQVSQKRGYSPLMPNVFWIPYPNPFRNIWGINGYEEPDELINRVLDYLEYYVFSHVVPPDEVAALFAEPIQGDAGIVVPPENFFKELKKLLEEYGILLVMDEVQTGIGRTGKWFASEWFNVKPDMIIFGKGVASGMGLSGVIGRKEIMDITSGSALLTPAANPVISAAAEATLEIIEEENLLKNALEVGEFIMGRLKEIKERFEIIGDVRGKGLMIGVEIVKENGRPDPEMTGKICWRAFELGLILPSYGMFGNVIRITPPLVLTKEVAEKALEIIERAIKDTLTGKVERKVVTWH is encoded by the coding sequence ATGGAGTACCCAAAGATAGTTGTTAAACCTCCTGGGCCAAGGGCTAAAGAGTTGATTGAGAGGGAAAAGAAAGTATTATCTACGGGAATTGGAGTGAAGCTATTTCCATTGGTTCCAAAGAGAGGCTTTGGGCCTTTTATAGAAGATGTAGATGGCAACGTTTTCATAGACTTCCTAGCTGGGGCCGCCGCTGCATCCACAGGATATGCTCATCCAAAACTTGTTAAGGCCGTTAAAGAGCAGGTGGAACTTATCCAGCATTCAATGATAGGTTATACTCATAGTGAAAGAGCGATAAGGGTTGCTGAAAAACTCGTGGAAATCTCTCCAATCGAAAATTCTAAGGTGATTTTTGGATTGAGCGGTAGCGATGCTGTTGATATGGCTATAAAGGTTTCAAAGTTCTCAACTAGGAGACCTTGGATACTCGCCTTCATAGGGGCCTATCATGGACAAACTCTAGGGGCCACTTCAGTAGCATCATTCCAAGTTTCCCAAAAGAGGGGCTACTCCCCATTGATGCCGAACGTTTTCTGGATACCTTATCCAAATCCGTTTAGAAACATCTGGGGCATAAACGGTTACGAGGAGCCAGATGAATTGATAAATAGGGTTCTAGATTACCTAGAGTATTACGTCTTTTCTCACGTTGTTCCTCCAGATGAAGTCGCGGCATTATTTGCTGAACCAATCCAGGGAGATGCAGGGATCGTTGTCCCTCCAGAGAACTTCTTTAAAGAGCTAAAGAAGCTACTTGAGGAATATGGGATACTACTTGTAATGGATGAAGTTCAAACGGGGATAGGGAGAACTGGAAAGTGGTTCGCAAGCGAATGGTTCAATGTAAAGCCAGACATGATAATATTTGGGAAGGGAGTAGCGAGTGGAATGGGACTGAGCGGAGTTATAGGGAGAAAAGAGATCATGGATATAACGAGTGGTTCAGCTCTGTTAACTCCAGCTGCAAATCCGGTAATTTCAGCTGCAGCAGAAGCTACCCTCGAGATAATCGAGGAGGAAAATCTTCTCAAGAATGCCCTTGAGGTTGGAGAATTTATAATGGGGAGGCTAAAGGAAATCAAAGAGCGGTTTGAGATAATTGGAGATGTAAGAGGCAAGGGTTTGATGATAGGAGTTGAGATAGTCAAGGAGAATGGAAGGCCGGATCCCGAGATGACTGGTAAGATATGCTGGAGGGCATTCGAGCTTGGCTTGATACTTCCGAGTTATGGAATGTTCGGGAACGTGATCAGAATAACGCCCCCACTAGTTCTTACAAAAGAGGTCGCGGAGAAAGCTCTTGAAATTATAGAGAGGGCAATCAAGGATACCTTAACTGGGAAGGTAGAGAGGAAAGTAGTAACTTGGCACTGA
- a CDS encoding DNA-3-methyladenine glycosylase family protein, producing the protein MIDLAKTTNEMIKNGTWKYEKGTFWQALPQGIVGYDGENFILPDELNKRDRKLVKEKIKFILGLDTDLDSFYSEISDSKFSFLIDEFYGLTIPAAPNVYQAIVEVIAQQQVSFEFAQKAIKNLVILSGKKINDLYLFPGPQDIIRLGEKIKEAKLGYRGNYILSVTEEYLKGRLKLDLRDMDEKEAIRYLTRFRGIGKWSAELFLMYGLRKNVYPAGDLGLRRGIAKIFNLSLKKVTERIVREIIEPYGRWKSLLAFYILCYDRKTEMEVRKWKSENSKR; encoded by the coding sequence ATGATAGACCTAGCTAAGACAACAAACGAAATGATCAAGAACGGAACTTGGAAATATGAAAAGGGAACATTTTGGCAAGCCTTGCCTCAAGGAATAGTTGGATACGATGGAGAAAACTTCATCCTCCCAGATGAACTAAATAAAAGAGATAGAAAGTTAGTAAAGGAGAAGATAAAGTTTATTCTTGGCCTAGATACTGATCTGGACTCTTTTTATTCCGAGATCAGTGATTCAAAGTTTTCTTTTCTCATAGACGAGTTCTATGGATTAACTATCCCAGCTGCACCGAACGTTTATCAAGCTATAGTTGAGGTTATAGCACAGCAACAGGTCAGCTTCGAATTTGCCCAAAAGGCAATAAAGAACCTGGTAATCCTATCTGGAAAAAAGATCAATGACCTCTACCTATTCCCTGGGCCCCAGGATATAATTAGGCTTGGTGAAAAAATTAAGGAGGCTAAACTTGGGTATAGGGGTAATTACATTCTATCAGTTACCGAGGAATACCTAAAGGGAAGGCTTAAGCTGGATCTAAGGGACATGGACGAAAAGGAGGCCATTAGATATCTAACGAGATTCCGAGGAATTGGAAAGTGGAGCGCAGAGCTCTTCCTAATGTATGGGCTAAGGAAGAACGTATATCCCGCTGGAGACTTAGGCTTGAGAAGGGGAATAGCAAAGATATTTAACTTAAGCTTGAAGAAGGTAACTGAGAGGATAGTTAGGGAGATCATTGAACCTTACGGAAGATGGAAGAGTTTACTCGCATTTTACATTTTATGTTACGATAGAAAAACTGAAATGGAGGTGAGAAAGTGGAAATCAGAGAATTCCAAGAGATGA
- a CDS encoding alanine/glycine:cation symporter family protein — MGGIMDFVNWLDGEVWGPPMIVLLLGTGLLLTIILKGIQFTRLGWSIKYTLFEGRKKTGEGDITPFQALMATISGTVGIGNIAGVATAIHFGGPGALFWMWITALFGMATRYSEGLLGVAFRDKLPDGTMIGGSFHNLEKGFSQVKGTGVSRTIASLLTILFAIFIAKDGLGLSGGLRALAFAIAILFAILGLALLKEDYLPAIGKILAILFALFASIAAFGIGNMTQANSVADALKTAFGIPEWITGLALAILTFIVVIGGIKRIGEVAEMLVPFMAIIYFLFAIGVWIKFAGQIPHAIAIIVKDAFTGKAVAGGAVGQVIIWGVKRGLFSNEAGLGTATLAHAAARTDHPARQAHVAMLGPFIDTLIICSLTGVSIVVTEAYTKFPDLNGAPLTQAAFAQAFGHMGEIMVAIGIILFAYSTILAWSFYGRQNVMYLGKWVTQDPKKFANLYPKLHLVYNLLFVIFIYIGAVKPLEDVWNFSDMMNGLMAIPNLIALIVLYPIIKQYTEEFIAKNP; from the coding sequence ATGGGCGGTATAATGGACTTCGTGAACTGGCTTGATGGTGAAGTTTGGGGACCACCAATGATAGTGCTTCTCCTAGGTACAGGGCTGCTATTGACCATAATTCTCAAGGGAATCCAGTTCACAAGGTTGGGTTGGTCCATAAAGTATACCCTATTTGAGGGAAGGAAGAAAACTGGTGAAGGAGATATAACACCCTTCCAAGCTTTGATGGCAACGATCTCTGGAACCGTTGGAATTGGTAATATCGCTGGAGTTGCAACGGCTATTCACTTTGGAGGCCCTGGGGCACTGTTCTGGATGTGGATCACCGCACTATTCGGAATGGCAACGAGGTATTCAGAAGGTCTACTTGGAGTCGCATTCAGAGATAAACTTCCAGATGGAACAATGATAGGAGGATCGTTCCATAATTTAGAGAAAGGCTTTTCTCAGGTGAAGGGAACTGGCGTTAGTAGAACGATAGCTTCATTGCTAACTATCCTGTTTGCTATATTCATAGCAAAAGATGGTCTTGGTCTCAGTGGAGGACTCAGGGCTCTTGCATTTGCGATTGCGATACTCTTTGCAATATTGGGTCTTGCATTGCTTAAAGAAGATTACCTCCCAGCTATTGGGAAGATATTAGCTATATTATTCGCTCTATTTGCCTCAATAGCTGCATTCGGTATTGGAAATATGACCCAGGCTAACTCTGTTGCAGATGCACTTAAAACGGCCTTTGGAATTCCGGAATGGATAACGGGGTTAGCTTTGGCGATATTGACCTTCATCGTAGTCATAGGTGGTATAAAGAGAATCGGTGAAGTAGCGGAGATGCTCGTTCCATTCATGGCAATAATATACTTCTTATTTGCAATAGGTGTCTGGATTAAGTTCGCAGGTCAGATACCACATGCAATAGCAATAATAGTTAAGGATGCATTTACAGGAAAGGCCGTTGCAGGTGGGGCCGTTGGTCAGGTGATAATCTGGGGTGTAAAGAGAGGTCTATTCTCTAATGAGGCAGGTTTGGGAACGGCAACCCTTGCCCACGCTGCAGCTAGAACCGATCACCCAGCAAGACAAGCTCACGTTGCTATGCTAGGCCCATTCATTGATACACTGATAATCTGTTCATTAACTGGAGTAAGCATAGTCGTTACAGAAGCCTACACTAAGTTCCCGGATCTTAACGGTGCACCATTGACCCAGGCAGCCTTCGCTCAGGCCTTTGGTCATATGGGAGAGATCATGGTTGCTATAGGTATTATCCTCTTCGCATATTCAACGATACTTGCATGGTCCTTCTACGGAAGGCAGAACGTCATGTACCTTGGTAAGTGGGTAACTCAGGATCCAAAGAAGTTTGCAAACCTCTATCCAAAGCTCCACCTAGTTTACAACTTGCTCTTCGTTATCTTCATCTACATAGGTGCAGTTAAGCCCCTCGAGGATGTATGGAACTTCTCAGACATGATGAATGGACTCATGGCAATACCTAACCTGATAGCATTAATAGTCCTCTATCCAATAATCAAGCAGTACACTGAAGAGTTCATTGCAAAGAATCCATAA
- a CDS encoding multiprotein bridging factor aMBF1, with translation MAKAKPKYCELCGREIKGEGHIIRIEGAELLVCDDCYRKYGRKPGTFSIMPRREPRRRITSSKPRVPSVRREKPLITEDIVEDYAERVMEAIRKSGLSYEELSHKVGLSVNLLRRIAHGEYTPTIEEARKLERFFKIKLVEKVEADFEQKPVIPRDYEPTLGDIARIKVKKKKKK, from the coding sequence ATGGCAAAGGCAAAGCCCAAGTACTGTGAGCTTTGTGGAAGGGAAATTAAAGGGGAAGGGCATATAATAAGGATAGAGGGTGCTGAACTTTTAGTTTGTGATGATTGTTATAGGAAATATGGAAGAAAGCCGGGAACCTTTAGCATTATGCCCAGGAGGGAGCCGAGGAGAAGAATTACCTCCTCAAAACCGAGGGTACCAAGTGTTAGAAGGGAGAAACCCCTGATTACTGAGGATATAGTTGAAGATTATGCCGAAAGGGTTATGGAGGCCATTAGAAAGAGTGGGCTCAGCTATGAGGAGCTCTCCCATAAAGTTGGCCTTTCAGTTAACCTCTTAAGGAGAATAGCTCATGGAGAGTATACACCAACGATAGAGGAAGCAAGAAAGCTTGAAAGATTCTTTAAGATAAAGCTCGTCGAGAAAGTCGAAGCCGACTTCGAGCAGAAGCCTGTGATACCTAGGGATTATGAACCAACTTTAGGAGACATCGCCAGGATAAAGGTAAAGAAGAAAAAGAAGAAGTGA